The DNA region ctttgcaacaagtcagtttgtcaaatttatgccctgctagagctgccccagtcaactgagattgtgaagtggaaatgtcttggagtaacaatggctcagctgcaaagtggtaggccacacaaagctcacagaacggaacttCTTGGGGATCTTacggcccatgccaaatctttacaGACTCCTGAGGCTAGCTCCTTagcgatgtggacaccaaggaacttgaagctctcgctccactacatccccgtcgatgtgaatgggggcgtgttcggccttccgtttcctgtagtctacgacAAGCTCCTTTTgacttgctgacgttgagggaaatggtgttttcctggcaccacactgtcaggtctctgaccatctccctataggctgtctcgtcttcattggtgatcaggcctaccatcgtTGATGGCGTTAGAGTCGTGAGTGACCGCGCAGAAAACGTGCCACAATCCAGGGATGGGAGATGGTAGTGTACTCCTAATTATCCTAACTAAACAAATGGAGTTTTTTCTTTTTAAGATAATTAGGAGTACACTCCcatccctggattgaggtacGTTTTCCCAGCTATATCTCGCGCTGTTTCTGATCGTGACATATGAACGTCTCGTCAGATTCTGGCTAGCTATCTACTTTTACAGGGTAGTGTGTCTGGAAGCTCTTCAACCAGCTAGCTGCATGCAAAAGGAAATGCAGAAACAATCGTACTAAGAAATATATTGTTAATTTCATGAAGTGCCATTTATAACAAGACCAGTGAAACCAGACGCCTTGTCTTTCCTGCCCTAAAGTGAAACCTGACACGTGAGATGGAGATACTCCAGAACTGGTCTAGTGtaacacctgtctgtctctccttctatTTAAAATCTAACATCACTAAAGTTCATATTTAGTTTAGAGAGATACTCCAGAACTGGTCTAGTGtaacacctgtctgtctctccttctatTTAAAATCTAACATCACTAAAGTTCATATTTAGTTTAGAGAGATACTCCAGAACTGGTCTAGTGtaacacctgtctgtctctccttctatTTAAAATCTAAGATCACTAAAGTTCATATTTAGTTTAGAGAGAGATCAACACAATGTTTCGCATGTTTGGAGTTTCCGTACAATTTCTGTTTCTGACATTTAAGGTGCTGATTGGTCACTAGAATTTTATCGTTGCTTCACCCCCAATGCTCaatgtttacagaacatttggtactgtctgattaggatatagagggcctggctggtgtttacagaacatttggtactgtctgattaggatatagagggcctggctggtgtttacagaacatttggtactgtctgattaggatatagagggcctggctggtgtttactgtctgattaggatatagagggcctggctggtgtttactgtctgattaggatatagagggcctggctggtgtttacagaacatttggtactgtctgattaggatatatAGGGCCTGGCTGGTGTttactgtctgattaggatatagagggcctggctggtgtttacagaacatttggtactgtctgattaggatatagagggcctggctggtgtttacagaacatttggtactgtctgattaggatatagAGGGCCTGGCTGGTGTTTACTGAACATTTGgtactgtctgattaggatataaggacctggctggtgtttacagaacatttggtactgtctgattaggatatagAGGACCTGGCTGGTGTttactgtctgattaggatatagAGGACCTGGCTGGTGTttactgtctgattaggatatagaggacctggctggtgtttacagaacatttggtactgtctgattaggatatagagggcctggctggtgtttacagaacatttggtactgtctgattaggatatagagggcctggctggtgtttactgtctgattaggatatagagggcctggctggtgtttactgtctgattaggatatagAGGACCTGGCTGaagtttacagaacatttggtactgtctgattaggatatagagggcctggctggtgtttacagaacatttggtactgtctgattaggatatagaggacctggctggtgtttacagaacatttggtactgtctgattaggatatagaggacctggctggtgtttacagaacatttggtacTGTCTGACTAGGATATAAGGAcctggctggtgtttacagaacatttggtactgtctgattaggatatagAGGACCTGGCTGGTGTTTACTGTCTGATTCGGATATAGAGGAcctggctggtgtttacagaacatttggtacTGTCTGACTAGGATATAGAGGAcctggctggtgtttacagaacatttggtactgtctgattaggatatagaggacctggctggtgtttacagaacatttggtactgtctgattaggatatagAGGGTCTGGCTGGTGTTTACTGTCTGATTGGGATATAGAGGGcctggctggtgtttacagaacatttggtactgtctgattaggatatagagggcctggctggtgtttacagaacatttggtactgtctgattaggatatagagggcctggctggtgtttactgtctgattaggatatagagggcctggctggtgtttactgtctgattaggatatagAGGACCTGGCTGaagtttacagaacatttggtactgtctgattaggatatagagggcctggctggtgtttacagaacatttggtactgtctgattaggatatagagggcctggctggtgtttacagaacatttggtactgtctgattaggatatagaggacctggctggtgtttacagaacatttggtactgtctgattaggatatagaggacctggctggtgtttacagaacatttagtactgtctgattaggatatagAGGACCTGTCTCAAAAAAGACAGTTAGTGTATTTTCTCTGTTTCCGTGCTGGCGATGTCTCCCTGTTGCAACTTCTCATAAACCAGTTAGACTTTTTTTGTTGACTTTATCTGTGACTTCTGTTCACCCTGGAAATTCAAACTCTTTGTCGCTCTcctcgatccctctctctctctctcctccagagagATGTTGCTGTGTGCTCTGGGGGGCCTGCTGCTGCTCTTCTCCTGCCTGGATGTGTGGTACTTCCTGcggggtgtggtggtggtggtacaggcCTGGTTCCAACCCCCGGTCTGGGACGTCCTGGCAGAGCAGAGTGTTGCTGGGAGGGTCCTACCTCATGACCTGGACTATATGGGTCACATGAATAACGGCAGATACCTGCGGGAGTGTGACTTCGCCAGGTTAGACGAACACACTCACATAGGCCTGTTTTACTGTGATACTTTActttaaaaacatatatttaagtgttttgtatgttttatagagagagagcggtgaaAGGCACATTACCAGTcgacagtttggacacacctactcattcaagggtttttctatatttttactattttctacattgtagaataatattaacgacatcaaaactatgaaataatttaatttgttttacacttttttggttactacatgattccatatgtgttatttcatagttttgatgtcttcactattattctacaatgtagaaataaagaaaaaccctgcaatgagtagatgtgtccaaacgcttgactggtactgtatatatacagaacatattcagaccccttgactttttcacattttgttacgttacagccttattattctataatggattcaattaattgttttcctcatcaatttacacacaataccccataatgacaaagttgaAACAGGTTTATAGACATTTTTGCAGGATTGACTATACATTGActatgcattcggaaagtgttttGACCCCTTGCCTTTTTCACTAACAaagtacgttacagccttattctaaaattgatgaaattgttattttccctcatcaatctacacacaataccccataatgacaaagcaaaaacaggtttttagacatttttgcacatgtataataataaataaataaacggaaatatcacatttacataaatactcagtactttgttgaagcacctttggcagagtttacagcctcaagtcttactgggtatgacgctacaagcttggcacacctgtatttggggagtttctcccattcttctctgcagatcctctcaagctctgtcaggttggatggggagcgtcgctgcacagctattttaatgtctctccagagatgttcgatcgggttcaagtccgggctctggctgggccactcaaggacattcagagacttgtcctgaagccgttcctgcgttgtcttggctgtgtgcttagggtcgttgtcctgttggaaggtgaaccttcaccccagtctgaggaactgagcgctctggagcaggtttttatcaaggagatctctgtactttgctccgttcatctttccctcgatcctgactagtttcccagtccctgccgctgaaaaacatccccacagcatgatgctgccaccaccatgcttcactgtagggatggtgccaggtttcctccagatgtgacgcttggcattcaggccaaagagttcaatcttggtttcatcagaccagagaatcttgtttctcatggtctgagagtcctttatgtgACTCTTGgtaaaactccaagcgggctgtcatgtcctttttactgaggagtggcttccgtctggccactctacaataaaggactgattggtgaagtgctgcagagatggttgttcttctggaagattctcccatctccacagaggaactctggagctcagtttggccgggcggccagctctagaaagagtcttggtggttccaaacttcttccatttgagaatgatggaggacactgttcttgaggaccttcaatgctgcagaaatgttttggtacccttccccagatctgtgcctcgacacaatcctgtctcggacctctacggacaattcctttgacctcatgtcttggtttttgctctgacatgcactgtcaactgtgggaccttatatagacaggtgtgtgcctttccaaatcatgtccaatcaattgaatttaccacaggtggactacaatcaagttgtagaaacatcaaggatgatcaatggaaacaggaagcacctgagctcaatttagagtctcaaagcaaagtgtctgaatacttatgtaaataatatatttctgtttttatttttaataaaatatatatctttCCTTGGTGTTTACAGTTAATATTGGTGAGTTAGGATGCGGATATTTGGTATTTTAAGGTATTTTAGATATTTCTGGATTGAATGGGATCCTATGGGCAAACGCCATGACACACTGTATCTATACGTTTCAAAATAGGTGAGATACGGACCAAAAACTGCCTTAGGATATTATCAACAACAGTATCGGTAAGATTGAAAATGAGTGATATCCTCCTTTCAGTGGTAACGCTGCTCTTTGCTGAAACACAAACTGCGGTGACTTAAAGTAAAATAACTGTTTATTACATGCCATATTTGTTGACAAACCCTACTTAATCAAATAACTTgttttataatttaaaaaaatctatccAGTATGTTTTAAGACGTGGTCTTAGTAAATACATAAAGTTACTAGCACTGCATACCGATTGACTATACATTAGAATTAGCTTATTTTCATTACTGAAATCAATGGTCTCATTACCGAAACGGACCTAAAAAGGACGTGGTGATGCGAAATGTGTTTCTTTTAATGAGGCTCATTCAGTCAAATAAAAGGAGACCTGCCAATATGAAATCAGTTAACAGTTGGcttattcatccccctcctctcccctgtaactattccccaggtcgttgctgcaaatgagaacgtgttctcagtcaacttacctggtaaaataacggtaaaataaaacagTTGGCCACATCACTAAAGCCCATGCATGCCTCCATGTTGGTAAGGTAATGGTTCTCTATGTGTTTACCACATCACTGAAGCCCATTCATGCCTCCATGTTGGTAAGGTAATGGTTCTCTATGTGTTTACCACATCACTGAAGCCCATTCATGCCTCCATGTTGGTAAGGTAATGGTTCTCTATGTGTTTACCACATCACTGAAGCCCATTCATGCCTCCATGTTGGTAAGGTAATGGTTCTCTATGTGTTTACCACATCACTGAAGCCCATTCATGCCTCCATGTTGGTAAGGTAATAGTTCTCTGGCTTTTTCCCAATTTAGCTTTTTTACCATTTTGGTAATGAGATGGCCAAGGGGGTTAAAGGGGGTGTTTTGAGAATAAGCTCCTCATTCGGAAAGGTTAACTTGACCTGAGAGGCTACTCTAAGACCCTGTTTCCCAGAGTGCCCCTGGGCAGGTGAGTCCTGAGAATACAGCTAGAACCACACACTTTCTTCTTTGGGTTCATGGAGGACGTTCAATGTCTCGTTTGGGTCACGGGAGGATGGTCAATGTCTCATTTCACGGGAGGACAGTCAATATCTCATTTCACGGGAGGACGGTCAATGTCTCATTTGGGTCACGGGAGGACAGTCAATGTCTCATTTCACGGGAGGACGGTCAATGTCTCGTTTGGGTCACGGGAGGACGGTCAATGTCTCGTTTGGGTCACGGGAGGACAGTCAATGTTTCGGGTCTGGAGCTGAAATAGTCTAAGATCCCCTgctctagatgatgcatcctgggtgggTTTTTATGTAATAAACCTATTTTAATGTCAACTTAACCAGGTATACCACTTTTATGATTTATGGACAAACTAAAGCAACATATTTTGTGTTGTATTCAAGTAAGTTAGGTTTTTTGTAAAGTCAAAATGGTATAAAATAGCTCCTTTTTGAATCCGGATACATTTCGGGAAAGGAGAATTTGTGGtgaaaaatgtaaaaacaaaaatattatctggcaaatgtatttaaatgacACTTCCCCTAAACCTAGACATCTTAGTTCTCAGAATGACAGTTGATTTTTGCAGATGTATCATGGTTTTGTAACTCAATTTGCTACAGACATTTTAAAAACGGGGTTTGGTGAGAATCACTCAGATGGGCGTAAGGCATTAGGTAATGTCTGTACTGGTTCCCCATCCTTCTCCAGGTTCCACTATTACATGCGGAACGGGATCTTTAAGGCCCTACGGACCCTGAAGGCCACCATGGTGGTGGGGGCCTCCACTATTCGCTACCGACGCTCGCTGGCCTTCGGGGAAGCATTTGACTTGCGCACTCGCATCGTGGCATGGGACGACAAGTCGTTCTTCGTGGAGCAGCGGTTTGTCTCCCAGGGCGACGGGTTCATCTCCGCGGTGATGCTATGCAGACAGAACGTTCTCCGTAGCAACCCTGAGAGCATCCTACAGCTGCTCTGCAAGAGGAAGGTAGGAGAGGAATggatgagaggagggaagagagggtgtggagaggtggggggagggaagagagggtgtggAGAGGTGGGGGGGCATGAGAGGAAGTGGAAGAGATGAGATTAATAGAGGTGAGGAGGGATGAGAAGGGTCCTTTGATGCATGGGATATCACTCGGTCCTCTTCTCTCTATGTGTTCAGGTGGAGTGTCCCGACTcagtcctcttctctctgtgtgttcaggTGGAGTGTCCCGACTACCCTGAGGATCTGCAGCATTGGATCAGCTTCATCTCAGCCAGCAGCCAGGCCCTGAGAGCCCAGAGTGGACTAGAGGACAAGACTGGAGCACAGGAAGACAAAGACAAGTGATTCACACATTCCTTGAGTAGCTCTAACGTTACACATCGTCGTAGCCCGGCcccaagcacacctgattcaactcatctGCTTATCATTCAGCtgttgattagttgaatcaggtgaggGCCTAGAACTGACATGACTGACAGCACCCTCagaatacaggaactaaactgacatgactgacggcaccctcagaatacaggaactaaactgacatgactgacggctccctcagaatacaggaactaaactgacaTGACTGACGGCACCCTCTgaatacaggaactaaactgacatgactgacggcaccctcagaatacaggaactaaactgacatgactgacggctccctcagaatacaggaactaaactgacggctccctcagaatacaggaactaaactgacatgactgacggctccctcagaatacaggaactaaactgacggctccctcagaatacaggaactaaactgacatgactgacggctccctcagaatacaggaactaaactgacatgactgacggctccctcagaatacaggaactaaactgacatgacggacggctccctcagaatacaggaactaaactgacatgactgacggctccctcagaatacaggaactaaactgacatgacggacggctccctcagaatacaggaactaaactgacatgactgacggctccctcagaatacaggaactaaactgacggctccctcagaatacaggaactaaactgacatgactgacggctccctcagaatacaggaactaaactgacggctccctcagaatacaggaactaaactgacatgactgacggctccctcagaatacaggaactaaactgacatgactgacggctccctcagaatacaggaactaaactgacggctccctcagaatacaggaactaaactgacatgactgacggct from Salvelinus fontinalis isolate EN_2023a chromosome 26, ASM2944872v1, whole genome shotgun sequence includes:
- the LOC129823581 gene encoding protein THEM6-like isoform X2, with translation MLLCALGGLLLLFSCLDVWYFLRGVVVVVQAWFQPPVWDVLAEQSVAGRVLPHDLDYMGHMNNGRYLRECDFARFHYYMRNGIFKALRTLKATMVVGASTIRYRRSLAFGEAFDLRTRIVAWDDKSFFVEQRFVSQGDGFISAVMLCRQNVLRSNPESILQLLCKRKVECPDYPEDLQHWISFISASSQALRAQSGLEDKTGAQEDKDK
- the LOC129823581 gene encoding protein THEM6-like isoform X1; translated protein: MLLCALGGLLLLFSCLDVWYFLRGVVVVVQAWFQPPVWDVLAEQSVAGRVLPHDLDYMGHMNNGRYLRECDFARFHYYMRNGIFKALRTLKATMVVGASTIRYRRSLAFGEAFDLRTRIVAWDDKSFFVEQRFVSQGDGFISAVMLCRQNVLRSNPESILQLLCKRKVECPDSVLFSLCVQVECPDYPEDLQHWISFISASSQALRAQSGLEDKTGAQEDKDK